Proteins from one Desulforhopalus sp. genomic window:
- the gspE gene encoding type II secretion system ATPase GspE produces the protein MGFPSENPSYSTENKLPAGAAPYRPMKKLGEILIEGGLSPAAVEQALTSQQESSHLLGEILIKNGDIDELAVLTGLGKQFEMPVRAALPVEIDTGFTARIPIGFLKMHHLVPVFSGAERYLAVNNPSLFHAVDDVRRLLGNPSLPLVLAPVASILKAINYAYDMTQTSADAVMQDIDDEDPQRLFTEIEEVGDLLDDTSDSPVIRLVNLMFSQAIRDNASDIHIEPYQGHLKIRQRLDGILYDMLSPPKHVQPALVSRIKIMAKLNIAEKRLPQDGRIELKVADREIDVRVSTLPTAFGERVVLRLLKKSSVLLSLADLGMPEDRLLPFSRAIRAPNGIVLVTGPTGSGKTTTLYAALSEINTTDINIITVEDPIEYRINGIGQVQINPKIDLTFASGLRSIVRQDPDVILVGEIRDMETAEIAIQSALTGHLVFSTLHTNDSAGAITRLRDMGIEPFLIASSVSAILAQRLVRIICPHCKEEYLPTAAMLSSIGLDPVACQGRPVYRGRGCDKCLYTGYKGRCGIFELLLMTQEMKALVLRTSDANQIKKMAVESGMVTLSGDGAMKVLQGITTIEEVYRVSQA, from the coding sequence ATGGGGTTTCCCAGTGAAAATCCGAGCTATTCCACCGAAAACAAGCTTCCGGCAGGGGCTGCGCCGTACAGACCGATGAAAAAACTTGGTGAAATATTGATTGAAGGGGGGCTGTCGCCGGCAGCCGTTGAGCAGGCCTTGACAAGCCAACAGGAAAGCTCCCATCTGCTGGGCGAGATCCTCATTAAAAATGGCGATATCGACGAACTCGCGGTGTTGACTGGCCTTGGAAAACAGTTTGAGATGCCGGTGCGGGCGGCCTTGCCGGTTGAGATAGATACCGGGTTTACCGCCCGAATCCCCATCGGCTTTTTGAAAATGCATCATCTGGTACCGGTCTTTAGCGGTGCGGAGCGTTATCTGGCGGTGAATAATCCCTCGTTATTTCATGCGGTTGACGATGTGCGCCGGCTTCTTGGCAATCCCTCCTTGCCGCTGGTTTTGGCCCCGGTTGCAAGCATTCTCAAGGCGATCAACTACGCCTACGATATGACCCAGACCTCGGCGGATGCCGTCATGCAGGATATCGACGATGAAGACCCGCAACGGCTGTTCACTGAGATCGAGGAAGTTGGCGATCTGCTTGACGATACCAGCGATTCGCCGGTCATTCGTCTCGTTAACCTGATGTTTTCCCAGGCGATACGGGATAACGCCTCGGATATCCACATCGAGCCCTACCAGGGCCATCTGAAGATCCGCCAACGCCTGGACGGCATTCTCTATGATATGCTCAGTCCCCCGAAGCATGTTCAGCCGGCCCTGGTGTCCAGGATAAAAATCATGGCTAAGCTGAATATTGCCGAAAAGCGCCTGCCCCAGGACGGCCGCATCGAGCTGAAGGTTGCTGACCGGGAGATCGATGTGCGGGTTTCCACTCTGCCGACCGCCTTCGGTGAGCGGGTGGTACTGCGCCTCCTGAAAAAATCATCGGTTCTCCTGTCCCTTGCCGACCTCGGTATGCCGGAGGACCGGCTCCTGCCATTTTCCAGGGCAATCCGTGCGCCAAACGGCATCGTTCTGGTCACCGGACCGACCGGTTCGGGCAAGACGACGACCCTCTATGCCGCTCTTTCGGAGATCAATACCACCGACATCAATATCATCACCGTCGAAGATCCGATCGAATACCGGATAAACGGCATCGGCCAGGTGCAGATCAATCCCAAGATCGATCTCACCTTTGCCTCCGGTCTCCGGTCGATCGTCCGCCAGGATCCGGATGTTATCCTCGTCGGTGAGATCCGCGACATGGAGACCGCTGAAATCGCCATCCAGTCGGCCTTGACCGGCCATCTGGTTTTTTCCACCCTTCATACCAACGACTCGGCCGGGGCCATCACCCGTCTTCGGGATATGGGGATCGAGCCCTTCCTTATCGCCTCTTCGGTTAGCGCCATTCTTGCCCAGCGGCTGGTGCGGATCATCTGCCCGCACTGCAAGGAGGAATATCTGCCGACGGCGGCGATGCTCAGCAGCATTGGTCTCGATCCAGTCGCCTGCCAGGGGCGGCCCGTGTATCGCGGCAGGGGCTGCGATAAATGCCTGTATACCGGCTACAAGGGCCGCTGCGGCATATTTGAGCTTCTGCTCATGACCCAGGAGATGAAGGCCCTGGTTTTACGGACCTCGGATGCCAATCAGATCAAAAAGATGGCGGTAGAAAGCGGCATGGTGACCCTGTCGGGCGATGGGGCAATGAAGGTCCTGCAGGGGATCACGACGATTGAGGAGGTATACCGGGTGTCCCAGGCATAG